One genomic window of Bactrocera dorsalis isolate Fly_Bdor chromosome 4, ASM2337382v1, whole genome shotgun sequence includes the following:
- the LOC105222633 gene encoding methylenetetrahydrofolate reductase, with the protein MALKTPPNCERTKAFYATLKSSAISLYRSERIQSFEKLFVNQIAIACGYGRTTKVPLTQNQKKISILNQNLRRSDIRIQKTMHNPDYVPATNCCNATTSICGGHVPLPTAPEFHPVYVRFSSKQQAPEQRKLAELFKQKVAAKEFFYGIELTARSYGKQPSLLDYNGFDVLLPLFTSLVWLGRDYANVEDVNAIEAISLGRQLQPHVVVMPHFTCYRADSRRLDDFLTLNFTNVLALRGDDVVPQQQFQHAKDMVEYIRSKRGDTISIGVAGYPDGHPESKSLDEDMQYLKEKVDAGADFIVTQICFSPESIISFVQKCRKIGITVPIIVGVIVPDNMRILQFIMNIVKAVIPEEQLSKYKELEEDRKAFKAYAVENAVRTVQMLLDSNLDVYGFQFFTMNRLKSVQQVIQQILNMNQTQST; encoded by the exons ATGGCGCTCAAAACACCGCCGAATTGTGAGCGCACTAAAGCTTTTTACGCGACGCTCAAGTCATCCGCAATATCACTATATCGCAGCGAACGCATTCAGTCATTCGAAAAACTATTCGTCAATCAGATCGCTATCGCCTGCGGCTACGGACGCACAACAAAAGTGCCGCTAACgcaaaatcaaaagaaaatttcaattttaaatcaaaatttgcgAAGAAGTGATATAAGAATACAGAAAACGATGCATAATCCCGACTATGTGCCGGCGACGAATTGTTGCAATGCAACTACGAGCATTTGCGGTGGACATGTGCCGCTTCCAACAGCACCGGAATTTCATCCGGTCTATGTGCGCTTCTCCAGCAAACAACAGGCGCCCGAACAGCGTAAGTTAGCTGAGCTTTTTAAGCAAAAAGTCGCCGCCAAAGAGTTCTTCTACGGCATCGAGCTGACGGCGCGTTCTTATGGCAAGCAACCATCACTGCTGGACTACAATGGTTTCGACGTACTGCTGCCGCTCTTCACATCGCTCGTATGGTTGGGTCGGGACTATGCGAACGTTGAGGATGTCAACGCGATCGAAGCCATCAGCTTGGGCCGCCAGCTACAACCACATGTGGTGGTGATGCCACATTTCACTTGCTATCGCGCTGACTCCCGGCGCCTCGACGACTTTTTAACACTGAACTTCACGAACGTTCTGGCGCTGCGCGGCGATGATGTGGTGCcgcaacaacaatttcagcaTGCAAAAGACATGGTCGAGTATATACGCAGTAAACGCGGCG ACACAATATCCATAGGTGTTGCTGGATATCCTGACGGACATCCGGAATCTAAGTCATTGGATGAAGATATGCAGTACCTCAAAGAGAAG GTGGATGCCGGCGCCGACTTCATAGTCACACAAATTTGCTTCTCGCCCGAGTCCATTATAAGTTTTGTGCAGAAATGTCGCAAAATCGGCATCACAGTGCCGATCATTGTCGGCGTTATTGTGCCGGATAACATGCGGATCTTGCAGTTCATAATGAACATCGTGAAGGCGGTGATTCCCGAAGAGCAGTTGAGTAAATATAAGGAACTGGAAGAAGATCGCAAGGCGTTTAAGGCGTATGCGGTGGAGAATGCGGTGCGCACGGTGCAGATGTTGTTGGATAGTAATTTGGATGTTTATGGTTTTCAATTCTTTACCATGAATCGCTTGAAGAGTGTGCAGCAAGTGATACAACAAATTCTTAATATGAATCAGACACAAAGTACTTAA